The Stegostoma tigrinum isolate sSteTig4 chromosome 9, sSteTig4.hap1, whole genome shotgun sequence genome segment CCGAACACTGGGGCTCTGTATTCCTAGTGAAGAGCTTGTCACTGATCAGGAATGATAATCTAGACCATCACTCAGGTGCTGGTTGTGTTTACAAACCCACTTTGGGAAAGTCCAATTTACAGCAGTCAGAACTACAAAATAACCACCGCTGCTTCAAAACAAATTCTCATTTCCCCTCAGCTTATTTCACTGATAATCACCACTTCCTCCTCATTCACTCTATTGTGTGATTTTGAACTGATTTATAGAGTCACAATTACCTTCTTTGTTCTTCACCAACGTGCTTTCAGCCAACGTGTGACTCTCTGCTGTATCTGTCCTCAGGAACGTGCCCGAGCACAGTATCAGAAACAGAGACATTACCTTACACTCAGGCTGTTAAATATTAAGCACACATCAAAACGCATAAACGCAGTGTTAATAAATGACAAACCACTGAGCCAGGTTTCACTTTGATACAGTCAAACACACTATGAAACACGGAGCTGTTGTACCTGTAAGCACAAACATAAGGGgacaaaatgtttaaaatgtataCCAAAGTGTTTTGAGTGCTGTGAGAGAGTGACTCAAATTGCTGCCTTCAACTTTACAAGATAAACCTTTAATATCACTGCAAGCTTTTGTGAAAATGTCAATAACAAGAGACTTGGATGttgtttattcactcacagggtataggcatcactagctgggcatttattgcctgcccctaattgtgcagagggcagttacaaatcaaccacattactgagagtctggagtcacatgtagaccagaccaggggTAAAGATAGCAATTTgcgtccctaaaggacatcagtgaacaaaTTGGTTTTTCTGACacttggcaatggattcatgctcTCCaatagactgttaattccagatttttactgaatgcaaattccaccatctgccaatctgaacccaggtccctgaattaatagtctaacaatGTTCCTCCTTAGCTATCAATCCACGTGCCCCTAGGTTGTTTAATTCTCCTTTGGTCataaaatgggagagagagagagagagagagctggaaaGAAGGCCATATTAAATAACTCTCAGAATTAGGACAATGAAAAAAAGGGTCTGATGGTATCTGTATTTGTAAATTACTGTAGGAAGTTTATACAGACACAAATTGCCAAAGTAGGCTGCTGTGGTTTCAGCAATAAATTGGAGTGCTTCACTGAATAATTTTAGCTCAATTTGGATTTTGATTGGACAGTTATATTGGTGTTAATGAAAGATCCAACCCTCACTGGATTTGATTGTAACATGTGGACCGTAACAGATTATAACACGTGTATTGTTTTGTCCAGACTTTAGAAATATAGTCATGCTTAATTTCAGCTTGGAATGTTTCATTATTTCTTGTGGTTCTTTTTCCTGACCAATAGGATAAGCTGTCAGAGGTAGAAGAGTGGATCAGAATGGTCCAGGGACTGCTCCAGCTGGGGGTGGTCTCTGTGCTCTTCCACACATGAATGTTACAGCCCAACAATAAAGCTCCAAGTGCCAAAACTCCGTAACAGACACAGGGAACCAAACTAATGTATTACCAGCTGCAGAAATGCTGCTGCCATAGTTCCACACCTTTCAGCACTGGCTCCGAACacttcctccaaacctcctgTGGAGAGCAGTTACATTCTCTTAGAATTTATCACAACAGTAAAGAAGCAAATCCACTCTCTTATGTGGTAAACCAGGTCATAATTCCAGAGCTCTCATCCCGTGTCCGTCAGTCCCACACCAACCACCATCCCCCCCACCTCAGTCCTGCATCCTTGTGCCCCAGTGCTGCCTCCACGACCCTTGGTGCCCCTCAATGCCACCCCACCACGATCCTTCAGCCCTGCCCCCACCCCTTGGCTCTATCTAACCAAAGACTCTGAGGAAGAGAAACAAACTCAGCCTGGAGTCTCCATCTGacaacaacaaatgctggaaatcgcaGCGGTAACACGACACCAGGCTCTCATCTAACAGGTTTacttaaaatcacaagttttcagagcactgctccttcatcaggtgaagtgaaaaaAATCATACAGGCACAGAACGTAaaagcagagagatcaatgggcaTTGAGATAAAAAAAGTCATACAGATGGTGTGAGACTTATTATTTGGCCTCTCGACACTGCACTCACACCATCTGTATGATTTTTTTAATCTCAAtgcccattgatctctctgctttTACGTTCTGTGCCTGTGTGATTTTCTTCACTCTATCTGATAAAggggctttgaaagcttgtgatttcattgaaggagcaggaggatgccattggccctttgagcctgctccaccattcatcacgatcatggctgatcatccaactcaaaaaCCTAATCCTCATTGTTCTCCCCATAACGTTTGATCTCATTTTCCCCAaccgcctcttgaatacattcatgttttggcatcaactacttcctgtggtaatgcattccacagaCTAActgctctttgggtgaagaaatgtctcctcatctccatcccaaaTGGTCGACCCCAAATCCTCAGgctgtgatccctagttctggacacgcccaccatcaggaacatcctccctgcatctaccctgtctagtcgtTTTAGAATTGTACAAGtctgagattccccctcattcatctgaactcccaTGAAAACAACCCCAACCTAGTTAGTCTCTCATCAcatgtcagtcccaccatccccagaatcagcctggtaaacctgaGCAAGAGCATCATTtgtcagaaaaggagaccaaaactgcacacaatattctaggtgtggtctcaccaaggccccgtataactgcagcaacacatccctgctcctgtactcaaaacctctcacaatgaaggccaacataccatttgccttctttactgcctgctgcacctgcatgcttaccttcagcgaacggtgcacaaggacacccaggtcccaactgcatactcccctctcccaatttacagccaatcaggtagtaatctgccttcttgttttcgcttccaaagtgaataacctcacatttattcaaattatactgcatctgccattgatttgcccagtCAGCCAACCTggccagatcatgctgaaggatctctgcatcctcgtcacagatCACCCTCCCTAAccaacttggtgtcatctgcaaaattgttacattttgttccctcatccaaatcatgaatatgtattgtgaatagctggggtcccagcaccaagccctgtggcaccccactagctactgcctgccaatttgaaaaggtcCCATTAATTCCTGTACTTTCTTTCCTCTCTGCcgaccagtttcctatccatctcagtacACTTCTCCCAATCCCAGTCGCTTTAAtctgcacattaatctcttacgtgggactttgtcaaatgctttctgaaagtccaacgttcaaataaacctgtggaatGTAACCTGTCATGTtgcttctgaccttgtccacctcagtccaacatcatcacgcatccatggagagagagtgcaagctaatgtttcaagccttGATGACTCCTAGTTGTCacctgaagagtcatctagactcgaaacattagcttgctgtctctccatggatgctgcctgagccACTTTGATCTCAGCACCTGCACTGACTTGTTCCTCCAGAGTCTCCATCCATCCCCAGGACAGAACTCACCACTGCCACTGAAacttcccttgctccctcaggCCCACTGATCATCGTCCTCCTCCTCTGTAATCTCCCTGAAGATGGTCTGGGTTTCCTGGCTCAGGGAGCACTCTATTGCCTGCAGCtccacctcagaggcagaagggAGCACTGCCTTTAACTCTGAGTCAATGGCCTCGATACGCTGCTGGATCTGAGTCTCAAACTGCTCCTTGTTGCTCAGCACCCGCTCCATGATCATCTGACGGGCCTCAGCACAGCCCTGTTGTAGCAGCTGCCGTTCATGCTGGAATTCAGCATCTTCAGGGTCAAGGGTGATTAGCCGGCCCAGGCTGGTCACTCGGTCCATCAGATACTTGCTAGAAATCTCCACGTAGGTTCTGGAGATCATATTGACCAGGTGGGATATGTTAGTTGCCTGAAAGGCTTGGGCATAAATTAAGTCTCGGATGTGTTGTTGCTGGTTGTATCCCTTGATTGCCTGGATCTCCGCACTGTCAGTGACAAACTTTTTCAGGGATTTGGTGAGGCAAATATGGATCAAGTTGGAAACCATTTCGAAGAAGCGAATCATCTTGGTCCATTGCTCTCTCACCCGCCCCAAGGCATCCAGACCTTGGGTCAACATCTTCAACGTCACATCAAAGTCAATCTTTGTCACCTGACATTTCCGCATCATAGTCAGGATTTCATCCAGCTCCTTGTTACTCTGCTTCATCGCTTCGAAGCTCCTCTCGTACTCTGCCCGGGTGTTATCCAAATGTGCCTTGGCATTCTCAATCTTTAATCTGGCCTGGGTCACCACAGTGTGCACCATGCTCTTGTCCTCAGGATCCTGCTCCGCTGCTGCCTTGGAGAGGTTGGGGGCAGTCTGGGGGAGTACTGTCGAGCTGTTCGTGCTCATGCAGCCTGCGCTGAACTTGACCACTTTCCCATAAAGCTCCCCGATCCTCACAGCCACCTTCTCCATCTGCTCCTCACTTGGCTTCTCACACTGTCCAATTTCCTCCAGCTTCTCGCAGATGGCAATGCCCTTCCTGCACAAAGTCAGCGCTGCTTCCTTGGGGCTACAGTCCTCCTCCAGATTGATCTCTGTTTTAATCCTCTGGAACATGTGCCTCGAGATGTCAGAGTTCACACTGCCAGTCACATGATCCAGGAGTTTATCCAGATTCAGTTTGGCATCATCTGACAGCAGGTCCTGAAGTTTGACAGTGGCTAACAGCAGCTCACTGGATTTTGAGAGCACATTGCTGGCAGCCACAGGGTCCAGCTCAGGTTGCTGGCTGGGAGCTTTTGCTTGGTCTTTGTTCTTCACTTTCTCAGCAATGACATTGCTAACATTAGCCAAGGTCTCCACCACTGTGGTGGAGAGGCTCACCGGGTCTGCCGTCACCATTGACATGAAGCCACTCACCAGGTTGCTGACCATATTGATTGAATTCTCCACGGCAAACATGCCCATGACCCCCCACTCACTGGGAGCAGACTCCAGGGCCCTCTTGTaggcatcatgggcctcctcaaCCTGTTTGTTCATTCTGGTGAAATATTCATCTGCCTGCCTCTTCTCTTTCTCTGCTGTGGCCTTTCGAAGTTTGGCATCCTCCAGGGAACACTGGACTACCTTGCATTCCTCCTCATACATACCCTTGGCGCTGGTACAAGCCTCCAGCAACTCATGGATCAAGTCAGTAACAGAGGAGAAGCTTTTCTCTACCTCCTGGGCTAGGCCAACACAGTCATCAGCAACAGCTTTGATGCTGCCCAACTGCAGGGGGAGCAACCTCTCCATACTCTGCTGCTCACCTTGCATCAGGGTCTTCACTGCATTTTTCAGGTGCATAGGGACACTCTGGGAGTGAAGCCGGATCTGGTCCATGTTTTTATGAGCCAAGTTAAAACACTTCCAGCCCTGGTTACTGACCTGCATCAGGCAGGCACGGAATGATTCAGGATATTTGATGTGTTGATACTGCCTATCTGGGGTGTGCTTGTTTACAGGGAAATCAGTGGTGGAAGAGATGATGATTAATTCCCCGAGGATTGCAACTGACATTGGAGCTGGCATCAGGAACTCCTCCCAGTTGGCATAAGGTTGCATCATAATCAGGTTGTCCCTCTGCACTTGCTCAGCCTTGCTGAGTTTCAAGAAGGCACTGTTAATACTTGCTAAAAGGTTCTCATCTTTCCCTGCCATGGTGACTGCTGCTGCTGTCTGAGGGTGggcgagagggggatggggagaagagagagacCTGTTACAATCATTACACTAGACCATCTGTTATTCATTGCCACTTGCTCACAATGACAGCTACTCGCAGAAAAATACTTCCCACTACACAAAACCTcaccaatttgtgcacagtacgAGCCCACAGGCAACCACTCCTTGATCAGGGCCTTTAGGCTGATCTCCCCAGGTCAGCATCCTTGCAATGACCCTCACCCCAGGTCACAGTCCTGGAGAtaactcccactccctctcccccctccccaggTCTAGAGAGCTCAGACTGTCTGCCCATTGGGAAACCCGTTGGACTGTTTCTCaattagagacaaaaataaaagctgcaggtgttggaatccaaggtagaaaaagaggaggctggaagaacgcagcaagccaggcagcactggaggaaaggagcagtcaatgttttgggtatagAAGGATaacacccaaaatgttgactgcccctttcctccagatgctgcctggcttgctgcgttcgTCCAGGGCTGTCTTTCAGATTTGAACATGAAACAATTCCACACACAAAGGGCTGTAAATGCTTGGagctctctcccacaaacacggTGGATGCAAGATCAGTAATTCATCTTAAATTTGGGCCGGATAATCTTTGCTACCTGCAGGTATTAAGGGATTTGGGTCAAAGGCAGGAAATGGAATTAGACCATGGGTCAGCCACAATCACAaatgaatgttggaacaggctcaAAACAGTTGAATAGTTTACTCCAGTTCCAATGATCTGCACCTGGAGCACACTGTCGATGAATTGGGGATCTCCTTCTTACTTAGAAAGTATTCACTTCACAAAACAAAGAAGTGAAACAGCAAATATGAACCCAATCAGAGTGATGACTGGAGTTTAGCTTCAGGAACACGAAGTGGGTCAGCCCGTACTGTCCCTCCCGATTGTTGTTGAGGACGTGATGGGTGGTAGCTGCCCTCTGTCTGGTTTTACTAAGCCATTCCACAGAGCTGTGGTCCTGAGTCTCTgtggtcagaccaggtgaggattgcAGCTTTTGTTCACTTTTGagaacttgtgtttttttttgccaattacaGAGATTGGCCTTTTAGTGCGAATATGTTaagttatttcaaattctccAGCTCCCACAATCGGGGATCTGAATTCCTGGCCCCAATGGTCCTGGTCTTGGAAACACCACAACTGCAATGACAGTCCTGTTCCCATACTGCATAAAGACCATTCGTAGAAACTACTTGATTGACGGTGTGAGATATTTACAATATCGCACTCAATCAGTTTCAGAGTTGTCCAGGATCTCAATGCTACTGCCGGGCAGTCAACTTCAGCTCTGTCCACCATTACAATGTCAAGCGGGGACCAGTCAGTATCAGCGGGGACCAGTGTTACACTGTTTCCTTTGGTGAGAAACCCCAAACCCCAGCAGCTACACTGTTTCCTGTGGTGAGAAACCCTGAACCCCAGCAGCTACACTGTTTCCTTTGGTGAGACACCCCGAGCCCCAGCAGCTACACTGTTTCCTTTGGTGAGACACCCCGAGCCCCAGCAGCTACACTGTTTCCTGTGGTGAGAAACCCCGAGCCCCAGCAGCTACACTGTTTCCTGTGGTGAGAAACCCCGAGCCCCAGCAGCTACACTGTTTCCTGTGGTGAGAAACCCCGAGCCCCAGCAGCTACACTGTTTCCTGTGGTGAGAAACCCCGAGCCCCAGCAGCTACACTGTTTCCTGTGGTGAGACACCCCGAGCCCCAGCAGCTACACTGTTTCCTGTGGTGAGACACCCCGAGCCCCAGCAGTTACACTGTTTCCTGTGGTGAGAAACCCTGAACCCCAGCAGCTACACTGTTTCCTTTGGTGAGACACCCCGAGCCCCAGCAGCTACACTGTTTCCTTTGGTGAGACACCCCGAGCCCCAGCAGCTACACTGTTTCCTGTGGTGAGAAACCCCGAGCCCCAGCAGCTACACTGTTTCCTGTGGTGAGAAACCCCGAGCCCCAGCAGCTACACTGTTTCCTGTGGTGAGAAACCCCGAGCCCCAGCAGCTACACTGTTTCCTGTGGTGAGAAACCCCGAGCCCCAGCAGCTACACTGTTTCCTGTGGTGAGACACCCCGAGCCCCAGCAGCTACACTGTTTCCTGTGGTGAGACACCCCGAGCCCCAGCAGTTACACTGTTTCCTGCGGTGAGAAACCCCGAACCCCAGCAGCTACACTGTTTCCTTTGGTGAGAAACCCCGAACCCCAGCAGCTACACTGTTTCCTTTGGTGAGAAACCCCGAACCCCAGCAGCTACACTGTTTCCTTTGGTGAGACACCCCGAGCCCCAGCAGTTACACTGTTTCCTGTGGTGAGAAACCCCGAGCCCCAGCAGCTACACTGTTTCCTTTGGTGAGACACCCCGAGCCCCAGCAGTTACCGTTTCCCTTTCGGAGGGAGTGGCTCCCTCCGCATCGCCACCTCTTACCCCGGCTCCTGCTCTATCCCTCCGGACACACCTGGTGGCTCCAAGGGGCTCAGCTCCGGCTCGAAAGCGGCTTTCGCTGCTCCAGCTGCGGGGGTGGGGGTATCCAGGAGGAAGGGGCTAATCGCGGCTCCTGGGGGTGGGGGACGGGGGGCGGAGGGCGGAGGGGATCCGGTGATCGAGCTCAGTGAGAGCGCTCCGTCTACCCGCGATCAGCCAATCAGCAGCACCGTTGCGTAAACACTGATTTAATTGGACCTATATTTCCGGGTTATGCGGAAGAAACCAATCACGTTTAAGGGGATGCACGGTCAACATTGTGATTGGTCAGAAGGATGCGTGAGGTCTCAACCTGTGGTATCGGAAAATAACGGAGAGAATAGAAAGGAGTAGGATCCAGTGGGAATGGGCGCTGGGTAGGATCCAGCGGGAAGGAAGGGCTGACTAGGATCTGGTGTGAACGATATGCAGgataggatcagagataatgggaactgcagatgctggagaatccaagataataaaatgtgaggctggatgaacacagcaggcccagcagcatctcaggagcacaaaagctgacgtttcgggcctagacccttcatcagagagggggatggggggagggaactggaataaacagggagagagggggaggcggaccgaagatggagagaaaagaagataggtggagagagtataggtggggaggtggggaggggataggtcagtccagggaagacggacaggtcaaggaggtgggatgaggttagtaggtaggagatggaggtgtggcttgggttgggaggaagggatggatgagaggaagaacaggttagggaggcagagacaggttggattggttttgggatgcagtgggtggaggggaacagctgggctggttttgtggtgcagtggggggaggggacgaactgggctggtttagggatgcagtgggggaaggggagattttgaagctggtgaagtccacattgataccattgggctgcagggttcccaggcggaatatgagttgctgttcctgcaaccttcaggtggcatcattgtggcactgcaggaggcccatgatggacatgtcatctaaagaatgggagggggagtggaaatggtttgcgactgggaggtgcagttgtttattgcgaaccgagcggaggtgttctgcaaacgtttccccaagcctccgcttgatttccccaatgtagaggaagccacaccgggtacagtggatgcaatataccacattggcagatgtgcaggtgaacctctgcttagtgtggaaagtcatcttgggccctgggataggggtgagggaggaggtgtgggggcaagtgtagaatttcctgcagttgcaggggaaggtgccgggtgtggtggggttggagagcagtgtggagcgaacaacggagtcatggagagagtgtctctccggaaagcagacaggagtggggatggaaaaatgccttgggtggtggggtcggattgtagatggcggaagtgtcggaggatgatgcgttgtatccggaggttggtggggtggtgtgtgagaatgagggggatcctctttgggcggttgtggcgggggcgaggtgtgagggatttgttgcgggaaatgcgggagacgcggtcaagggcgtactcgaccactgtggggggaaagttgtggtccttgaagaacttggacatctgggatgtgcgggagtggaatgcctcatcgtgggagcggatgcggcggaggcggaggaattgggaatagggaatggaatttttgcaggagggtgggtgggaggaggtgtattctaagtagcggtgggagtcggtgggcttgaaatggacatcatttacaagctggttgcctgagatggagactgagagatccaggaaggtgagggatgtgctggggaTGGATAGGATCCGGTGGGGAGTGGCGCTGGATAGGATCTAGTGGGAAAGATGCACTGGCTAGGATACAGTGGGAAGTGAGTGCTGGATAGGATCAAGTGGGAGGGAGTGCTGGATTGAAGCCAGTGAGGAGGCACTGGCTAGGGTCCACTGGGAAGATAGTACTGAATGGGATCCACTGGGAAGGATGTGCTAGATATGATCCAGTGAAAAGTGGTCACTGGATAGGATTCtgttggaaggtgttgctgaatgGTCCGTTGGGAAGGAGGCACAGGATGGGATCCAGTGGTTATGAGGTGCTGGATATGATTGAGTGGGAAAGGGGACACTGGATAGGATCCAGTGGGAAGGAGGCATTTGATAGGATCAGGTGAGATAGGGACGCAGGATAGTATTCAGTGAGAAGGAGGTGCTGAGTAGAACCTGTGGGAAGTGAGTGCTGGATAGGATCAAATGAAAAGCAGGCACTGGATAGGATCTGGTGAGAAAAAGGTGGGGAGGATGTGCTGGAttggatacagtgaaaagtgggtCCTGGATAGGATCCAGTGGAAAAGATGTGCTGGATAGGTTCTGGTGGGAAGAAGGAACTGGTTAGTATCAAGCAGGAAGGAAGTGCTTGATAGGATCAGGTGGGGCAGGAATGCTGGATAGTATTCAGTGAGAAGGAGTGCCGGATAATATCCAATGGGAAGGAAGCACTAGATACTATCCAGTGGGAAGGAGGTGCTTGATAGGATCTGGTGGGACAGGGACACTGGACAGCATCCAGTGAGAAATAGGCACTGGATAAGATCTGGTGGGAAATGAGCACTGGATAGGATCCAGTGGGAGGGAGGTGATGGATGGGATCCAGTGGGATGGTTGGGATcctacaaacaaggaacaagaaaaCACCagttggccctttgagcctagtCCACGATTTGATAAGAACATGCTGCTCTGATTTCAACCTCAACACACGGTTCCTGCATATTCCCCGTACCTACTCATTCCCTTTGCAATGATGTATCTCCCtcttttcaaaaatttaaagATTCTGTACCCACTGCCTTTCGAGGAAGGGATTTCCAAGAACTCTCAACCCTCTGATACAGAATAATAATCTTATGAATGGGCACCTTCTTACAGTTAAACAATGCTGCAGTGGGACAGAGGCAGTGAATAGGATCTCGTGGAGTGGATTATGGAGGTAGGGTAGGTTAATGACAGTGACAAATGGGAATGGGTCAAGCAGAGCATATCCAGGGAAAGGCCAACTGGGCAGACAGAGGTGAGATGATCAGAGGAGACAATAACTAATGAAGTGACCTTCTCCTGGTTAATTAGCCCTTCTCTGGATTCTTCAAGTCCATTTCCATGGTTACCCCAAACTTATGATACAAAATCACTGTTCCCTAAATATTCTCCAACTGACAACTGACGTGGCCTACCTCATTTTCAAGAAACATGTCTAGCAATGTCTCCTTTTATTGGCTTGGTCACATACCACGTTTGAAAATTCTCCTGAAAAACATTTGGGAGCTCTAAGCTCTCTCTACCCTTTACAAAAGTGCTATTCCAGTCTGATAAAGTGCTCCATTGGAATACGTGTTCCTTTCTGTAATCTCCTTGTAAATTTGTTTTTCCATATCCTTTTCACTAGTTTTCACTACACCAAGTCATATATTTGTACCATTTTGTTCCTTAGCTCCACCCAACTCAACAGTGCCCCTCTGAAACACCCTCTTCTGCAGCAGTGCAATGTTCTCCTTAATCAATACCATACGCACCTGCCTTATCGCTCTTTCCTATATTTCCTGAACATCTGAGACCCAGCAACGTTCAAACATCCAGTCCCATCTTTCATTACAATATTATGTTTCCAGAAGGCAGTTGGCAATGGTGACAGTTTTGTTCACCTCACTCCATGCATTCACACCTATGTACTTTAAATCTAAATTCGATTTTCTTACATTCCCTTCAATGCTGAATCTACCTGATACCTTGCTATTTGTTGTTTCAGTCATCCCTATCTCTGCCAAAGTTATTTGCACATTGATGTTACTCCCCTATATTTAATGTTCTTGTATGAATCTGCTCAGAAACATTCATCTATAAAAAAGAAATATGAACACTGACTAATTAACAAACTGAATGACCAGACTTTACATTCTTAAACAAAAACATACATGAGTGTATACCTAAAATGATTAAACCAAGTTGCCACTATTAACTTAATGTTGTAAGGTCAATCTGTTGATTAATTTGATTAATTCCTCTCCCTGC includes the following:
- the LOC125455032 gene encoding uncharacterized protein LOC125455032, translated to MAGKDENLLASINSAFLKLSKAEQVQRDNLIMMQPYANWEEFLMPAPMSVAILGELIIISSTTDFPVNKHTPDRQYQHIKYPESFRACLMQVSNQGWKCFNLAHKNMDQIRLHSQSVPMHLKNAVKTLMQGEQQSMERLLPLQLGSIKAVADDCVGLAQEVEKSFSSVTDLIHELLEACTSAKGMYEEECKVVQCSLEDAKLRKATAEKEKRQADEYFTRMNKQVEEAHDAYKRALESAPSEWGVMGMFAVENSINMVSNLVSGFMSMVTADPVSLSTTVVETLANVSNVIAEKVKNKDQAKAPSQQPELDPVAASNVLSKSSELLLATVKLQDLLSDDAKLNLDKLLDHVTGSVNSDISRHMFQRIKTEINLEEDCSPKEAALTLCRKGIAICEKLEEIGQCEKPSEEQMEKVAVRIGELYGKVVKFSAGCMSTNSSTVLPQTAPNLSKAAAEQDPEDKSMVHTVVTQARLKIENAKAHLDNTRAEYERSFEAMKQSNKELDEILTMMRKCQVTKIDFDVTLKMLTQGLDALGRVREQWTKMIRFFEMVSNLIHICLTKSLKKFVTDSAEIQAIKGYNQQQHIRDLIYAQAFQATNISHLVNMISRTYVEISSKYLMDRVTSLGRLITLDPEDAEFQHERQLLQQGCAEARQMIMERVLSNKEQFETQIQQRIEAIDSELKAVLPSASEVELQAIECSLSQETQTIFREITEEEDDDQWA